The following coding sequences lie in one Planctomycetia bacterium genomic window:
- a CDS encoding altronate dehydrogenase: METILQFGAGRFLRAFVDRFVQHANDAGLGVGSVVVVQSTPGSRAELLSSGSGGFHVVVRGYEAGEVVDRVETVRSVSRALVASESWPAVLEVARSPELKFIVSNATEAGYVLDDADSGEAAQADAAGEAVAQRKTTVPKTLPGKLTQVLWSRFRAGLEPLTIIPCELIERNAAKLSELVATQAERLRLPGEFHAWLRRCLWLNNLVDCMVTPPPADHPLTKQDPLFTSAEPYTLWAIEKPAGREAPLFAHPAIRIVDDLTPFYLRKVRILNGLHSAMVAKFLPAGFETVQDVLRNAVATRWVRGLLYEEIVPTIAYRVDDVAEFADQTFDRLRNPFMRHKLADIALNHGAKAHVRLKPTHDEYVKLFRTAPKRLAEALAWNAS; encoded by the coding sequence ATGGAAACCATTCTGCAATTCGGCGCCGGCCGTTTCCTCCGCGCTTTCGTCGATCGCTTCGTACAACACGCCAACGATGCCGGGCTCGGCGTCGGTTCGGTCGTCGTCGTGCAATCGACTCCCGGCAGCCGCGCCGAGTTGTTGAGTTCCGGTTCCGGCGGCTTTCATGTCGTCGTGCGCGGCTACGAGGCCGGCGAAGTGGTCGACCGAGTCGAAACGGTGCGCAGCGTCAGCCGAGCGCTGGTCGCCTCCGAGTCGTGGCCGGCCGTGCTCGAGGTCGCCCGATCACCTGAATTGAAGTTCATCGTGAGCAACGCCACCGAAGCCGGCTACGTGCTCGACGATGCCGATTCCGGCGAGGCTGCGCAAGCCGATGCGGCCGGCGAGGCTGTGGCGCAGCGGAAGACCACCGTGCCGAAAACGCTGCCCGGCAAACTCACGCAAGTTCTCTGGAGCCGCTTTCGGGCAGGGCTCGAACCTCTCACGATCATCCCCTGCGAGCTGATCGAGCGCAACGCCGCGAAGCTTTCCGAGCTCGTCGCAACGCAAGCCGAGCGGCTTCGCTTGCCCGGCGAGTTTCACGCTTGGCTCCGTCGCTGCTTGTGGCTCAACAACTTGGTCGACTGCATGGTCACGCCGCCGCCGGCCGATCATCCCCTTACGAAGCAAGACCCGCTCTTCACCTCGGCCGAGCCTTATACGCTCTGGGCGATCGAGAAGCCGGCGGGGCGTGAAGCGCCGCTGTTCGCGCATCCGGCGATTCGCATCGTCGACGACCTCACGCCGTTCTACTTGCGCAAGGTTCGCATTCTCAACGGGCTCCACTCGGCGATGGTCGCCAAGTTCTTGCCGGCCGGTTTCGAGACCGTACAAGACGTGCTCCGCAACGCCGTCGCCACGCGCTGGGTTCGTGGCTTGCTCTACGAAGAGATCGTGCCGACGATCGCGTATCGGGTCGACGACGTCGCCGAGTTCGCCGATCAGACGTTCGATCGCTTGCGCAATCCGTTCATGCGGCACAAGCTCGCCGATATCGCACTTAACCACGGTGCGAAGGCCCATGTGCGCCTCAAGCCGACGCACGACGAATACGTGAAGCTCTTCCGCACCGCGCCGAAACGGCTCGCCGAAGCGTTAGCCTGGAATGCAAGCTAA
- a CDS encoding zinc finger Ran-binding domain-containing protein, with amino-acid sequence MPSPPPKDNEVVCLSCGWVNSPHKNYCVACGAPITAHAVNDAFDTIKTSGWTYRKVQEAPRSLIVVLGVWFLFLPLAICCGVLLLQFLGELLRGRWPANAMEQLIFFVLYPLVVGVGAYVSTTIIRRTTQGYLQERARRAKQDHAPDDDDDDDSDDGGSFDADDFDDNSEDS; translated from the coding sequence ATGCCTTCTCCGCCGCCGAAAGATAACGAGGTCGTTTGCCTCAGTTGCGGGTGGGTGAATAGTCCGCATAAGAACTACTGCGTTGCGTGCGGCGCACCCATCACGGCCCATGCCGTGAACGATGCGTTCGATACGATCAAGACTTCCGGTTGGACATACCGCAAAGTGCAAGAAGCGCCGCGCAGTTTGATCGTCGTGCTCGGGGTTTGGTTCTTATTTCTTCCGCTGGCGATCTGTTGCGGCGTTCTCTTGTTGCAGTTCCTCGGCGAGTTGCTGCGCGGCCGTTGGCCGGCAAACGCGATGGAGCAACTGATTTTCTTCGTCCTCTATCCCCTCGTAGTAGGTGTCGGAGCATACGTTTCGACGACGATCATCCGCCGCACGACCCAAGGTTATCTCCAAGAACGAGCCCGACGCGCGAAGCAAGATCATGCTCCGGACGACGACGATGATGACGACTCCGACGACGGCGGCAGCTTCGACGCCGATGACTTCGACGACAACTCCGAAGACAGTTAA
- a CDS encoding undecaprenyl-phosphate glucose phosphotransferase, with product MYRRHGDKLAMVFLGCDLVVTAVAWFVSYAIRFACWPAPEGVPSIPQMAQALPLVLLSAAAAYRFSGLYVVHRMRELPREAGDICKACFLMLLLATAVVFYRRDVYESRLAFGLFLILNFVGLSLARRVVWRTIKYLRRRGLNHSRAVIVGCGRTGRLVAETIARNGWTGLEAVGFVDDRPMREPTSLPRLGSIDRLAEVVAQTDADHVFVALPLARYGELPRVYRQLDELLVEVQLVPDRPNMAGMQLATLEVDNLSFIALRSDPHIGVGSLAKRTLDLLVGTAALVALSPLMVALAAAVKLSSRGPVFFHQQRSGLGGKPFFMLKFRSMRADAERKTGPVWTARDDDRCTPLGRFMRRWSLDELPQLFNVLAGEMSLVGPRPEREVFVERFRRQLPSYYQRQRVKCGMTGWAQVNGWRGNTSLRKRLECDLYYIAHWSFWLDLKILALTITRGFRSRHAY from the coding sequence ATGTATCGGCGGCACGGCGACAAGCTCGCGATGGTGTTTCTCGGCTGCGATCTCGTGGTCACGGCCGTGGCGTGGTTCGTGTCGTATGCGATTCGCTTCGCCTGCTGGCCTGCGCCCGAGGGGGTGCCGAGCATCCCGCAAATGGCGCAGGCCTTGCCGCTCGTCCTACTGTCGGCAGCCGCCGCTTATCGCTTCAGCGGGCTCTATGTCGTCCACCGCATGCGCGAGCTTCCGCGCGAGGCCGGCGATATCTGCAAAGCCTGTTTCCTCATGTTGCTCTTGGCGACCGCCGTCGTCTTCTATCGGCGCGACGTCTACGAATCGCGCCTCGCCTTCGGCCTGTTCCTCATCTTGAATTTCGTCGGGCTCTCGCTGGCCCGGCGCGTCGTGTGGCGAACCATCAAGTATTTGCGCCGCCGCGGGCTCAACCATAGCCGCGCCGTGATCGTCGGCTGCGGACGAACCGGCCGCTTGGTTGCCGAGACGATCGCGCGTAACGGCTGGACCGGCCTGGAAGCGGTCGGCTTCGTCGACGACCGCCCGATGCGCGAGCCGACCTCGCTCCCGCGCCTCGGCTCGATCGATCGACTGGCCGAAGTCGTCGCGCAAACGGATGCCGACCACGTCTTCGTCGCGCTTCCCTTGGCGCGCTACGGCGAATTGCCGCGCGTCTATCGTCAGCTCGACGAGCTGCTCGTCGAAGTGCAACTTGTGCCCGACCGCCCCAACATGGCTGGCATGCAGCTCGCCACGCTCGAGGTCGACAATCTTTCGTTCATCGCGCTCCGCAGCGACCCGCACATCGGCGTCGGCTCGCTTGCCAAGCGCACGCTTGATCTCCTGGTCGGCACGGCGGCCCTCGTCGCCCTCTCGCCGCTGATGGTCGCACTCGCCGCGGCCGTGAAGCTTTCGAGTCGCGGGCCGGTCTTCTTTCATCAACAGCGCTCGGGCCTCGGCGGCAAACCGTTCTTCATGCTCAAGTTTCGGAGCATGCGCGCCGATGCCGAACGGAAAACCGGTCCGGTCTGGACGGCCCGCGACGACGATCGTTGCACGCCGCTCGGCCGATTCATGCGGCGCTGGAGCCTCGACGAACTTCCGCAACTGTTCAACGTCTTGGCCGGTGAGATGAGCCTCGTCGGGCCGCGGCCGGAGCGCGAGGTCTTCGTCGAACGCTTCCGACGGCAACTCCCGAGCTACTATCAACGGCAGCGCGTGAAGTGCGGCATGACCGGTTGGGCCCAAGTGAACGGCTGGCGCGGCAACACCTCGCTACGCAAACGGCTCGAATGCGATCTCTATTACATCGCCCATTGGTCGTTCTGGCTCGATCTCAAGATCCTCGCGCTGACGATCACCCGCGGCTTCCGCAGCCGACACGCGTACTAA